One window from the genome of Sphingomonas lacunae encodes:
- a CDS encoding alpha-galactosidase, translated as MAAAARLYLLHGGHSSLAIEVDAAGVPVWRHWGARLPDGIKSGPALAETRPPASFSLEQPAVFSPFPGFGMGWFAQSALLAHRQGQAFVFEPQAWHVVPSDRQLAITARDDVAGITVTLQLRLDPQDDVLTVATSLTNTGAGLLDVQWLAAAVLPLPSSAHSVRHVSGRHNSEFVPCEDVLGRGQWRRENRRGLTSHDSFPGAIVTTPGSTADSGLTYGAQLAWSGNHAQLIEWLDDGRYQWQLGEWLAPGEVRLEQGGRLDAPDVLATCSPDGWNGVARNFHRAVRDSIRWPDGQMAPRPVHLNTWEGFYFDHDEAQLKALATAAAAIGVERFVLDDGWFKGRDDDTRSLGDWTVDLRKYPQGLKPLADHVRAAGMEFGLWVEPEMVNPDSDLFRAHPDWVLQIAGRPLLTARNQLVLDLTRPEVSDYLFGAVDSLLRELPIAYLKWDHNRDLTMAGDAGGRAAYRRQILAAYALFDRLRSAWPAVEIEACAGGGGRIDAGIIRRTHRFWTSDCIDAVSRVTMQHGFLQFMPPEVMGSHIGAAPAHSTGRSQSMDFRAAVAIAGHFGLEFNLLDMTDSESARLAAWIAFYKEWRHLLAGQVATGSANDHLAWQANGSEGQWLLCVYRLGPSELRYAPALPLPFLEDGQWQIRRIDPVDRPDRDSRWRQGWTAGAAWLRDVGLPLPPMKAESAALFQIDRA; from the coding sequence ATGGCGGCAGCGGCGCGGTTGTACCTCCTGCACGGTGGCCACTCGTCACTCGCCATAGAGGTGGATGCAGCGGGTGTGCCGGTGTGGCGGCATTGGGGTGCTCGCCTGCCTGATGGCATAAAGTCTGGCCCGGCGCTGGCTGAGACGCGGCCGCCAGCGTCTTTCTCGCTGGAGCAACCTGCTGTTTTTTCTCCGTTTCCCGGTTTTGGCATGGGATGGTTCGCCCAGTCGGCGCTGCTGGCCCATCGACAGGGGCAGGCGTTCGTCTTTGAACCACAGGCTTGGCATGTGGTCCCGTCTGACCGGCAACTGGCGATCACGGCACGGGATGATGTGGCAGGCATTACCGTCACCCTGCAGCTGCGGCTTGATCCGCAGGACGATGTGCTGACAGTGGCGACCAGCCTGACGAATACCGGCGCTGGTCTGCTGGATGTGCAATGGCTCGCCGCTGCGGTTCTGCCACTGCCGTCGTCGGCCCATTCGGTCCGCCATGTCTCGGGTCGGCACAATAGCGAGTTTGTTCCTTGCGAGGATGTGCTGGGGCGTGGCCAGTGGCGACGGGAGAACCGGCGCGGACTGACCTCGCATGACAGTTTCCCCGGCGCCATCGTCACCACGCCGGGCAGCACAGCGGACAGTGGACTCACCTATGGCGCACAACTTGCCTGGTCGGGCAATCATGCCCAGTTGATCGAATGGCTCGATGATGGGCGATACCAGTGGCAACTGGGCGAATGGCTTGCTCCGGGAGAGGTGCGGCTGGAGCAAGGTGGGCGGCTGGACGCGCCCGATGTGCTCGCTACCTGTTCGCCCGACGGCTGGAATGGCGTTGCCCGCAATTTCCACCGCGCGGTCCGCGACAGCATCCGCTGGCCCGACGGGCAGATGGCCCCGCGCCCGGTGCATCTCAACACTTGGGAAGGTTTTTACTTCGATCATGATGAGGCTCAGCTCAAGGCGCTTGCCACCGCGGCAGCGGCGATCGGCGTCGAACGCTTTGTGTTGGACGATGGCTGGTTCAAGGGGCGCGATGATGACACCAGATCACTCGGTGACTGGACGGTCGATCTGCGCAAATATCCGCAAGGGCTGAAACCGCTCGCCGATCATGTCCGCGCCGCCGGCATGGAATTTGGTCTGTGGGTCGAGCCGGAGATGGTCAATCCCGACAGTGACCTGTTCCGTGCCCATCCCGACTGGGTTCTTCAGATCGCGGGGCGTCCCTTGCTGACTGCCCGCAACCAGCTGGTGCTCGACCTGACCCGGCCTGAGGTCAGCGACTATCTGTTCGGCGCGGTGGATTCCCTGTTGCGCGAATTGCCCATCGCCTATCTCAAATGGGATCACAACCGCGACCTGACGATGGCCGGGGATGCCGGGGGCAGGGCGGCCTACCGGCGTCAGATACTCGCCGCCTATGCCCTGTTCGACCGGCTCCGCTCCGCCTGGCCGGCGGTCGAGATAGAGGCTTGCGCCGGCGGTGGCGGGCGGATCGATGCTGGCATCATCCGGCGCACGCACCGGTTCTGGACCAGCGATTGCATCGACGCGGTCAGTCGTGTCACCATGCAGCACGGTTTCCTCCAGTTCATGCCACCCGAAGTGATGGGCTCACACATTGGCGCGGCCCCGGCTCATTCTACCGGGCGCAGCCAGTCGATGGATTTCCGGGCGGCGGTGGCCATAGCCGGTCATTTCGGTTTGGAATTCAACCTGCTGGACATGACCGACAGCGAAAGCGCCCGGCTTGCCGCATGGATTGCCTTCTACAAGGAGTGGCGGCACCTGCTTGCCGGACAGGTGGCGACCGGTTCGGCGAATGATCATCTGGCATGGCAGGCAAATGGCAGCGAAGGACAATGGCTGCTCTGCGTTTATCGGCTTGGGCCGAGTGAACTGCGCTATGCGCCTGCTTTGCCGCTGCCGTTTCTGGAGGACGGCCAGTGGCAAATCCGACGGATTGACCCGGTTGACCGGCCCGACCGCGATTCCCGCTGGCGCCAGGGATGGACAGCTGGAGCCGCATGGCTGCGCGACGTCGGCCTGCCATTGCCACCGATGAAGGCCGAATCCGCCGCCCTGTTTCAGATAGACCGTGCCTGA
- a CDS encoding UDP-glucose--hexose-1-phosphate uridylyltransferase codes for MFDPTTHPHRRHDPLSDQWILVSPHRAKRPWLGQIDEPLAEPQVTHDPDCYLCPGNARVTGEVNPAYRGPHVFANDFPALMADGVGAVDAATSDPLFRADVAQGECRVICFSEDHGKTLPDLNAAEMAALIATWRAQTAELGERWTYVQLFENKGAMMGCSNPHPHGQIWASNFVPSVIATESRTQADWLERHGSLMLLDLAEREAALAERVVVANAGWLAIVPWWAQWPFETLILPRQPAARFVDLSDAAAGQLGSLLSELTARYDNLFGCSFPYSMGWHGAPRGQGAAQGWQLHAHIYPPLLRSASVRKFMVGYEMLAEAQRDLTPEQAAGRLRAVSAERAMRR; via the coding sequence ATGTTTGACCCGACGACCCACCCGCACCGCCGCCATGATCCGCTATCGGACCAATGGATCCTCGTTTCGCCGCACCGCGCCAAGCGGCCATGGCTGGGCCAGATTGACGAGCCGCTGGCCGAGCCGCAGGTCACCCATGATCCCGACTGCTATCTCTGCCCCGGCAACGCCCGTGTCACGGGGGAGGTCAATCCAGCCTATCGCGGGCCGCATGTCTTTGCCAATGACTTCCCGGCGCTGATGGCTGACGGCGTCGGCGCTGTCGATGCGGCAACAAGCGATCCGCTTTTCCGCGCCGACGTGGCGCAGGGTGAATGCCGGGTCATCTGTTTTAGCGAAGATCATGGAAAAACCCTGCCTGATCTTAACGCGGCTGAAATGGCAGCCCTGATCGCCACATGGCGCGCTCAGACGGCGGAGCTGGGTGAACGCTGGACCTATGTCCAGCTGTTCGAGAACAAGGGAGCGATGATGGGCTGTTCCAACCCGCACCCGCATGGACAGATTTGGGCGAGCAATTTCGTCCCGAGTGTCATCGCCACCGAAAGCCGGACCCAGGCTGATTGGCTGGAACGCCATGGCTCGCTGATGCTGCTTGACCTTGCCGAGCGTGAGGCTGCCCTGGCTGAGCGTGTTGTTGTCGCCAACGCAGGCTGGCTCGCCATCGTCCCCTGGTGGGCACAATGGCCGTTCGAAACGTTGATCCTTCCGCGTCAGCCCGCCGCCCGCTTTGTCGACCTGTCGGATGCGGCCGCTGGGCAACTGGGCTCGCTGCTCAGCGAACTGACCGCGCGTTACGACAATCTGTTCGGGTGCAGCTTTCCCTATTCCATGGGGTGGCATGGCGCGCCACGGGGGCAGGGTGCGGCGCAGGGCTGGCAGCTGCATGCCCATATCTATCCGCCGTTGCTCCGTTCGGCATCGGTGCGCAAGTTCATGGTTGGTTATGAAATGCTGGCAGAGGCCCAGCGCGACCTGACCCCCGAACAGGCAGCTGGCCGGCTCCGTGCCGTATCGGCTGAGCGAGCGATGCGGCGATGA
- the galK gene encoding galactokinase, protein MTIRYGDISALFTRHFGGLADVVTAAPGRVNLIGEHTDYNDGFVLPMGIDRHTMVAARRRNDGQVHLIAGDLGGATASFPVGSGPAAMATDGWTNYVRGMAALMPAHGVSISGADIAIAGDMPRGAGLSSSAALENAVGLAFAALDGQPDFDRALLARVGQQAEHAFAGCHCGIMDQLVSACAHPGHALLIDCRSLARQSVALPAGFEVMIVHSGVVRGLVDGEYNVRRAQCEMAARHFAVPALRDLDLAQLVGPWAAGLDAVSLRRARHVVSENARTLAMAKALTSGDMVQAGRLMAESHASMRDDFAITVPPVDALAVLLQEAIGEEGGARMTGGGFGGAVVAILPTDRVASVSAAVHAAYRTPSGQPATIMLASASGGVSCIAPD, encoded by the coding sequence ATGACCATCCGCTACGGTGACATCAGTGCACTGTTCACCCGCCACTTCGGCGGTCTCGCTGATGTCGTCACGGCGGCACCCGGCAGGGTGAATCTGATCGGCGAGCATACCGATTACAATGATGGTTTTGTCTTGCCGATGGGGATTGACCGGCACACCATGGTTGCCGCCCGCCGACGCAATGATGGGCAGGTCCATCTGATCGCGGGTGATCTTGGCGGCGCGACGGCCAGCTTTCCTGTTGGTAGCGGCCCTGCCGCCATGGCCACCGATGGCTGGACCAACTATGTCCGCGGAATGGCGGCGCTGATGCCCGCTCATGGCGTCTCCATCAGTGGGGCAGACATTGCCATCGCTGGAGACATGCCCCGGGGGGCAGGCCTTTCCTCTTCGGCAGCGCTTGAAAATGCTGTCGGCCTTGCGTTTGCCGCGCTTGATGGACAGCCGGACTTTGACCGCGCGCTGTTGGCCCGTGTCGGCCAACAGGCCGAACATGCGTTCGCCGGATGCCATTGCGGCATCATGGATCAGCTGGTCAGCGCCTGCGCGCATCCCGGCCACGCCTTGTTGATCGATTGCCGCAGCCTCGCCAGACAGTCGGTTGCGTTACCCGCCGGTTTCGAGGTGATGATCGTTCATTCGGGCGTCGTCCGCGGCTTGGTCGATGGTGAATATAATGTGCGTCGCGCCCAGTGTGAAATGGCCGCCCGACACTTTGCCGTGCCGGCCCTGCGCGATCTCGACCTGGCACAACTCGTTGGTCCTTGGGCGGCTGGGCTCGACGCTGTCTCACTGCGCCGTGCCCGCCACGTCGTCAGTGAAAATGCACGGACTTTGGCCATGGCCAAGGCACTTACCAGCGGGGATATGGTTCAGGCGGGCCGGCTCATGGCCGAATCACACGCCTCAATGCGCGATGATTTCGCCATCACCGTGCCGCCGGTCGATGCACTGGCGGTGCTGCTGCAAGAGGCTATCGGTGAGGAGGGGGGCGCGCGGATGACCGGCGGTGGCTTCGGCGGTGCGGTGGTCGCCATCCTGCCAACGGATCGAGTCGCATCCGTATCGGCGGCAGTTCACGCCGCCTACCGCACCCCCTCCGGACAGCCAGCCACCATCATGCTGGCGTCGGCTTCTGGCGGCGTCAGCTGCATTGCTCCGGATTGA
- a CDS encoding TonB-dependent siderophore receptor yields the protein MSYSRYRTRASILALGLALVSAPAFAQDADPAAGEASSDDIVVTATTGDKTALRSSISVSQIDQEAIAAFTPRSEAELLRMIPGINPQDTAGPGGNANIGVRGIPVSTGGSEYVALQEDGLPVTLFGDIQFGNNDYWSRFDSTIDRVEAVRGGSASTFASQAPGAVINYISRTGEEDGGEIGITKGLDFRETRFDFRLGGHLNDTLRFHVGGYAREGGGPTNEDFNILSGYQIRANLTQEIAEGRGYIRLLFRRLDERAPTFTTMPSLVTISGNKVGNFQPLPTFDAREGSNYSIYNREFQYVTNSGQLATAAVEGIHPTITSLGAQFHYELSDNITVDNNFRYSDMSGNFTTQFLNVATSASVIGSVVNGETVAAIRYANGPQAGQLYTGTYVNNNPNINTIMRDMGSLANNLTLTGEFEAGGGDVTVQAGWFHMRQNISQEWHVNRQFNELSDKNPAQLDLFNAAGTRLTSAGQAGFNDNWGSCCARDVDLVYTNDAPFLSLNYQSGGLDLDASIRRDTVRGEGTAQGGVAGPNITTNGVSLPSLVPGGTVEVINYKDSYTSWSFGALYALNDDLSVFARASRGGRFNADRRTLGGNFNADGSLNQTGAATSINYLNQQELGVKARGDIGSGRYSVEATLFRSTLTENNYDFTRINNPPPNNDPNISNSYRSMGLELSTRWTFGGFRLAADVTYTSSKITDSITPALVDNRPGGIPKLTYLVSPSYDFGMGAIGFSLSGQSSVPIDNFNTFDVAGSKFVSGFISFRPLENLELGINVNNLFNELGYRSGGSLTQLSATSGIYSNSAVTGRTMTASVRYSF from the coding sequence ATGAGCTATTCTCGTTACCGCACCCGTGCGTCGATTCTCGCACTGGGGCTCGCTCTTGTCTCGGCACCGGCCTTTGCACAGGATGCGGACCCGGCTGCTGGTGAGGCATCAAGCGACGATATCGTTGTAACCGCCACCACGGGCGACAAGACAGCGCTGCGCAGTTCCATCTCGGTCTCGCAGATCGATCAGGAAGCCATTGCCGCCTTTACGCCGCGGTCGGAAGCTGAGCTCCTCCGCATGATCCCGGGCATCAACCCGCAGGATACCGCCGGTCCTGGCGGTAATGCCAACATCGGCGTCCGCGGCATCCCGGTATCGACCGGCGGCTCGGAATATGTGGCTCTGCAGGAAGACGGTCTGCCCGTGACACTGTTTGGTGACATTCAGTTTGGCAACAACGACTATTGGTCGCGCTTTGACTCGACCATCGACCGTGTTGAAGCCGTCCGTGGTGGCTCGGCATCGACCTTCGCATCACAGGCCCCCGGCGCGGTCATCAACTATATCAGCCGCACTGGTGAAGAAGATGGTGGCGAAATCGGTATTACCAAGGGTCTCGATTTTCGCGAAACCCGTTTTGACTTCCGGCTTGGCGGTCACCTCAATGATACATTGCGATTCCACGTCGGCGGTTATGCACGCGAAGGCGGCGGCCCGACCAACGAGGATTTCAATATCCTCTCTGGTTATCAGATCCGCGCCAACCTGACCCAGGAAATAGCCGAAGGCCGTGGTTACATCCGCCTGCTGTTCCGTCGCCTTGACGAACGGGCGCCGACCTTCACGACCATGCCGTCGCTTGTCACCATTTCAGGCAACAAGGTCGGCAATTTCCAGCCGCTGCCTACCTTTGATGCGCGCGAAGGCTCGAACTATTCGATCTACAACCGTGAATTCCAATATGTCACCAATTCGGGCCAGCTGGCGACCGCGGCTGTCGAAGGGATCCACCCGACCATCACCTCGCTCGGCGCGCAGTTCCACTATGAGCTGAGCGATAACATCACCGTCGACAATAATTTCCGCTACAGTGACATGAGCGGCAATTTCACGACCCAGTTCCTCAACGTCGCGACCAGCGCGAGCGTCATTGGTTCGGTGGTCAATGGTGAGACGGTGGCGGCCATCCGCTATGCCAATGGCCCGCAGGCGGGGCAGCTCTACACCGGCACCTATGTCAACAACAACCCGAACATCAATACGATCATGCGGGACATGGGCAGCCTTGCCAACAACCTGACGCTGACCGGCGAATTTGAAGCGGGCGGCGGCGACGTGACGGTGCAGGCGGGCTGGTTCCACATGCGTCAGAACATCAGCCAGGAATGGCACGTCAACCGCCAGTTCAACGAGCTGTCGGACAAGAACCCGGCCCAGCTTGACCTGTTCAATGCCGCCGGAACGCGTCTCACCTCGGCTGGTCAGGCCGGTTTCAACGACAATTGGGGCAGCTGCTGTGCCCGTGACGTCGATCTCGTCTACACCAACGATGCACCCTTCCTGTCACTGAACTATCAGAGCGGCGGTCTTGATCTCGATGCAAGCATCCGTCGCGACACGGTTCGCGGTGAAGGCACGGCACAGGGTGGCGTTGCCGGTCCGAACATCACGACGAACGGCGTTTCCCTGCCGTCGCTGGTGCCGGGTGGCACGGTTGAAGTCATCAACTACAAGGACAGCTACACCAGCTGGTCGTTCGGCGCCCTCTATGCGTTGAATGATGATCTCAGCGTCTTTGCCCGCGCGAGCCGTGGTGGCCGCTTCAACGCCGACCGCCGCACGCTGGGTGGTAATTTCAATGCCGATGGCTCGCTCAACCAGACCGGTGCGGCGACGTCGATCAATTACCTCAACCAACAGGAACTGGGCGTGAAGGCGCGCGGTGACATTGGCAGTGGTCGTTACTCGGTCGAAGCTACGCTGTTCCGGTCTACCCTGACCGAAAACAACTATGACTTCACCCGCATCAACAACCCGCCGCCCAACAATGATCCGAACATTTCGAACAGCTATCGCTCGATGGGTCTGGAACTGTCAACGCGCTGGACCTTTGGCGGCTTCAGGCTCGCGGCTGACGTGACCTACACCAGCTCGAAAATTACTGACAGCATCACCCCGGCGTTGGTCGACAACCGCCCCGGCGGCATTCCCAAGCTGACCTATCTCGTCTCGCCGTCGTACGACTTCGGCATGGGTGCGATCGGCTTCAGCCTGAGCGGTCAGTCGAGCGTTCCGATCGACAACTTCAATACCTTTGATGTTGCGGGCAGTAAGTTCGTGAGCGGGTTCATCTCGTTCCGTCCTCTCGAGAATCTTGAGCTGGGCATCAACGTGAACAACCTGTTCAACGAACTGGGCTACCGCTCGGGTGGTTCGCTGACTCAGCTGTCGGCCACCAGTGGCATTTATTCGAACAGCGCTGTTACCGGCCGCACCATGACGGCGTCGGTTCGCTACAGCTTCTGA
- a CDS encoding tryptophan halogenase family protein, producing MSAQDRRIRSILIVGGGSAGWMTAAALSNTLGRECVVTLVESEEIGTVGVGEATIPPIRVFNETLGIDEAEFLRTTQGSFKLGIEFINWGRQGHRYFHPFGTFGRPFDMGQVHQYWNQARLAGTPVSLDDLSMAWAAARDNRFAPPSPDQRNVLSTYDYAYHFDAGLYAAYLRRYSEARGVTRHEGKIASVALNGETGFVESVTLEDGRNFTADLFIDCSGFRGLLIEEALHTGYEEWTHWLPCNRALAVPCASSDDFTPYTRSTAREAGWQWRIPLQHRTGNGYVYGSDFISDDDAAATLLANLDGQALADPRPLRFVTGRRRQAWNRNVIAVGLSSGFLEPLESTSLHLIQANIAKILAFFPTRDFDPLVIDEFNRVAATETERIRDFIILHYKLTQRDDSELWRHCAAMDVPDSLANKIEHFRRFGRLIARDMDLFGAASWTAVHIGQFNWPEAVDPILDYRMADGQAWLARLKAAMDAEAARMPTHRQFIDRHCKASA from the coding sequence ATGAGTGCACAAGATCGTCGCATCCGTTCGATCCTGATCGTCGGTGGAGGCTCCGCCGGCTGGATGACGGCCGCCGCCCTGTCCAACACGCTTGGTCGTGAGTGCGTCGTCACGCTTGTCGAGTCAGAGGAAATCGGCACCGTCGGCGTCGGCGAGGCGACCATTCCGCCGATCCGTGTGTTCAACGAAACGCTCGGCATCGACGAGGCCGAATTCCTGCGCACGACCCAGGGGTCGTTCAAGCTGGGCATAGAATTCATCAACTGGGGACGTCAGGGCCACCGCTACTTCCACCCCTTCGGTACCTTTGGCCGTCCGTTCGACATGGGGCAGGTCCATCAATACTGGAACCAGGCGCGGCTCGCCGGGACGCCGGTCAGCCTTGATGACCTGTCGATGGCCTGGGCCGCCGCGCGTGATAACCGATTTGCGCCTCCGTCGCCTGATCAGCGCAATGTCCTCTCCACCTATGATTATGCCTATCATTTCGATGCTGGGCTCTATGCCGCCTATCTGCGCCGCTACAGTGAGGCACGTGGCGTCACCCGGCACGAGGGCAAGATCGCGTCAGTTGCGCTCAATGGTGAAACCGGCTTTGTGGAAAGCGTCACGCTTGAGGATGGCCGGAACTTCACCGCCGACCTGTTCATCGACTGTTCCGGCTTTCGTGGCCTGTTGATCGAGGAGGCGCTGCACACCGGCTATGAGGAGTGGACGCATTGGCTGCCGTGCAACCGCGCGCTCGCGGTTCCCTGTGCCTCGAGCGACGATTTCACGCCTTACACCCGCTCGACCGCGCGCGAGGCTGGCTGGCAGTGGCGCATCCCTCTGCAGCACCGGACCGGCAACGGCTATGTCTATGGAAGCGATTTCATCTCGGACGATGATGCCGCCGCCACCCTCCTCGCCAACCTCGACGGCCAGGCGCTGGCCGATCCGCGCCCCCTTCGCTTCGTGACCGGTCGCCGTCGCCAGGCGTGGAACAGGAATGTCATCGCGGTAGGCTTGTCGTCAGGCTTTCTCGAACCGCTCGAATCAACCAGTCTCCATCTCATCCAGGCCAATATAGCCAAGATCCTCGCCTTCTTCCCCACCCGCGACTTCGACCCGCTGGTGATCGACGAGTTCAACCGCGTCGCCGCGACCGAGACCGAGCGCATCCGCGATTTCATCATCCTCCATTACAAGCTGACCCAGCGCGACGACAGCGAACTGTGGCGCCATTGCGCAGCGATGGACGTGCCAGACAGTCTCGCCAACAAGATTGAGCATTTCCGCCGCTTTGGCCGCCTCATTGCGCGCGACATGGACCTGTTCGGCGCGGCGAGCTGGACCGCCGTCCATATTGGCCAGTTCAACTGGCCTGAAGCGGTTGATCCCATCCTTGATTACCGCATGGCCGATGGTCAGGCCTGGCTCGCCCGGCTCAAGGCGGCCATGGATGCCGAGGCGGCACGGATGCCGACGCACCGCCAGTTCATTGATCGCCATTGCAAGGCCAGCGCTTGA
- a CDS encoding putative 2OG-Fe(II) oxygenase, with translation MTLTAPELLARAMALREMQDMAAALATVAEAAALAPADARIALAHAHIAYECWQPAADLFARAQRFMPADLAITRSHALALHADGEWLAAEALLRRSLAAHPGWVDGHKVLTTLSVTGGADAFDASFAEAVAADPANLALRLAWFHTLATARCWEQARAVLTDAQARFGDHRALRLLNAFYLAESGEGGHRADLFDGLEDVRDVGLDLARTRHSLRCGQPEAALAIIEPHLTGPAARSFWPYASLGWRLAGDPRSHWLDGDPVFTTHQDDVLTPDECATLATTLRRLLVLQAPYLEQSVRGGVQTDRHLFFNPDPVIQHLRARVADAVARYIATLPAAVPGHPLLGHARDDVRFEGSWSVLLRSQGFHASHTHSRGWISSALYIQLPTAEKLGAAPAGWFSHGTPPPELGLNLSAYGHMEVKAARLALFPSTMWHGTVPFDDGERLTVAFDVKVPAAIQG, from the coding sequence TTGACCCTGACTGCGCCAGAGCTTCTGGCCCGCGCCATGGCCCTGCGGGAGATGCAGGACATGGCGGCTGCGCTGGCGACGGTGGCCGAGGCCGCCGCGCTGGCCCCTGCTGACGCGCGCATCGCGCTCGCCCACGCCCATATCGCTTATGAATGCTGGCAACCCGCCGCCGATCTGTTCGCCCGTGCCCAGCGTTTCATGCCCGCCGATCTCGCCATCACCCGCAGCCATGCGCTCGCGCTCCATGCGGATGGCGAATGGCTTGCCGCCGAAGCGCTGCTGCGCCGATCTCTGGCGGCCCATCCCGGCTGGGTTGACGGGCACAAGGTGCTGACGACATTGAGCGTCACCGGCGGCGCAGACGCATTTGACGCCAGCTTTGCGGAGGCGGTCGCCGCCGACCCCGCCAACCTCGCGCTCCGCCTGGCCTGGTTCCACACCCTCGCCACCGCACGCTGCTGGGAACAGGCGAGGGCGGTCCTCACTGATGCGCAAGCCCGATTCGGTGACCATCGCGCCCTGCGCCTCCTTAACGCCTTCTACCTTGCCGAGTCCGGCGAGGGCGGTCACCGCGCAGACCTGTTCGACGGGTTGGAGGATGTCCGTGATGTGGGGCTTGATCTCGCCCGCACCCGCCATTCGCTGCGCTGTGGCCAGCCCGAAGCCGCGCTCGCCATAATTGAACCGCATCTCACCGGCCCTGCCGCACGCAGCTTCTGGCCCTATGCCTCGCTCGGCTGGCGGCTGGCGGGCGATCCGCGCAGCCACTGGCTCGATGGCGATCCGGTCTTCACCACACATCAGGACGACGTCCTCACGCCCGATGAATGCGCCACGCTCGCCACCACGCTGCGCCGCCTCTTGGTGCTGCAAGCGCCTTATCTCGAACAGTCGGTGCGCGGCGGGGTCCAGACCGATCGCCACCTCTTCTTCAATCCCGATCCCGTCATCCAGCATCTGCGGGCCCGCGTGGCTGATGCCGTCGCCCGCTATATCGCCACGCTACCGGCTGCCGTGCCCGGCCACCCGCTACTCGGCCATGCCCGTGATGACGTCCGCTTTGAGGGAAGCTGGTCAGTTCTTCTCCGCAGTCAGGGTTTCCACGCCAGCCACACGCACAGTCGGGGCTGGATCAGTTCGGCGCTCTACATCCAGCTCCCTACCGCCGAAAAACTGGGCGCTGCCCCGGCTGGCTGGTTCAGCCACGGCACCCCGCCCCCCGAACTCGGGCTCAACCTCTCCGCCTATGGCCATATGGAGGTCAAAGCCGCCCGCCTCGCACTGTTCCCCTCGACCATGTGGCACGGCACCGTGCCATTCGATGACGGAGAGCGGCTGACGGTGGCATTTGATGTAAAGGTCCCCGCTGCGATTCAGGGCTGA
- a CDS encoding MipA/OmpV family protein codes for MAQPSQPAGAPAGPAAIGRPAAPEGWAIGIGVAPVLSPAWQGSNDMALSIFPDLRISYGDLLFASVPDGVGINAVNAHGWRAGPLVKIRFGRDEDDGGSPFQIAGGSDALIGMGNINLAGEAGGFVEHSFGQRHQWRARAEVRQGFGGHQGLLADVSLNHRSRIDRTIISAGPRASFASRDFMQTYFGVTPAQSLRTGLARYDGDGGLLSYGVGGTVVQPLSRNSAITLFTSLERLGEQAGDSPLVRERGRRTQFTLGLAFGYRFGL; via the coding sequence ATGGCCCAGCCATCCCAGCCTGCCGGTGCTCCCGCCGGTCCGGCTGCCATTGGTCGACCTGCTGCGCCTGAAGGCTGGGCCATCGGCATCGGTGTCGCACCTGTGCTCAGCCCGGCCTGGCAGGGGTCAAATGATATGGCGCTGTCAATCTTCCCGGACCTGCGGATAAGCTATGGCGATCTGCTGTTCGCGTCTGTGCCCGACGGTGTCGGTATCAACGCTGTAAATGCCCATGGCTGGCGTGCCGGTCCGCTGGTCAAGATCCGTTTCGGCCGGGATGAGGATGATGGCGGTTCGCCGTTCCAGATCGCCGGTGGTTCCGATGCGCTCATCGGCATGGGCAATATCAATCTGGCCGGGGAAGCGGGCGGCTTCGTCGAACACAGCTTTGGCCAACGTCACCAATGGCGCGCCCGCGCCGAAGTGCGGCAAGGCTTTGGGGGGCATCAAGGATTGCTGGCTGACGTTTCGCTGAACCACCGTTCCCGCATCGACAGAACGATCATCAGCGCCGGTCCACGGGCCAGCTTTGCCAGCCGCGATTTCATGCAGACCTATTTCGGGGTCACGCCGGCCCAGTCGCTTCGCACCGGTTTGGCCCGTTATGATGGCGATGGCGGCCTTCTCAGCTATGGTGTCGGCGGGACGGTGGTCCAGCCGCTCAGTCGCAACAGCGCCATAACTCTGTTCACCAGCCTTGAACGGCTCGGCGAACAGGCGGGCGATTCCCCGCTGGTGCGCGAACGCGGGCGGCGCACGCAATTCACCCTCGGTCTCGCATTTGGCTATCGCTTCGGACTCTGA